The following coding sequences are from one Geothrix sp. window:
- a CDS encoding glycosyltransferase family 4 protein, whose protein sequence is MKHVVFAHRKLSFGGGERVLLEQVAALAPLPIKVSVLFRKEPGRRDIEPELRERNPNVVEVIHLPGALGAFRWLWRTRPDLLVVCNHKGVQRALPWLARLGLRIPTVLTLHEHYERHLRKYRGIRNLVDRWICTYDFTAAVREHLSAAPCSVIHPLYPRPEVEAATPEDRQAARRQLGLPGTGIVVGYVGQIDGRKDPAGVVTFAEALGDVHLLFAGREEADTAVSLDKRLSTSPLRDRTSRLGPQADLRPAFTALDLYVMTSRNEGFFPIALIEALERGVPVLAPTVGGIGSQLKDGDGGFLIKKTDDRRSVPTPLLEAAATRLAPLMAYAPGWEAQRAKAHAFGTALTRDYDATAKFREAVAEWL, encoded by the coding sequence GTGAAGCATGTCGTGTTCGCCCACCGGAAGCTGTCCTTCGGGGGCGGTGAGCGGGTGCTCCTGGAGCAGGTGGCCGCCCTGGCGCCCCTGCCCATCAAGGTTTCCGTGCTCTTCCGCAAGGAACCGGGAAGGCGCGACATCGAGCCTGAGCTGCGGGAACGGAACCCCAACGTGGTCGAGGTGATCCACCTCCCGGGCGCCCTGGGCGCCTTCCGCTGGCTGTGGCGGACCCGGCCCGACCTGCTGGTCGTCTGCAACCACAAGGGCGTGCAGCGCGCCCTGCCCTGGCTGGCCCGCCTCGGGCTTCGGATCCCCACGGTGCTCACCCTGCACGAGCACTACGAGCGCCACCTCCGCAAGTACCGGGGCATCCGGAACCTGGTGGACCGCTGGATCTGCACCTACGACTTCACCGCTGCCGTGCGGGAGCACCTCAGCGCAGCCCCCTGCAGCGTCATCCACCCGCTCTATCCACGGCCCGAGGTCGAGGCGGCGACGCCCGAGGACCGCCAAGCCGCACGGCGCCAACTGGGCCTGCCGGGCACTGGAATCGTCGTGGGCTACGTCGGGCAGATCGATGGCCGCAAGGATCCCGCCGGCGTCGTCACCTTCGCCGAGGCACTCGGGGACGTCCACCTGCTCTTCGCCGGACGAGAAGAAGCCGACACCGCAGTGTCCCTCGACAAGCGCCTGTCCACTTCCCCCCTCCGCGACCGCACCTCCCGGCTGGGCCCCCAGGCGGATCTTCGCCCTGCCTTCACAGCCCTGGACCTCTATGTCATGACCAGCCGCAACGAGGGCTTCTTCCCCATCGCCCTCATCGAGGCCCTGGAGCGCGGCGTGCCGGTGCTGGCGCCCACGGTGGGCGGCATCGGAAGCCAGCTGAAGGATGGCGACGGGGGCTTCCTCATCAAGAAAACGGATGACCGCCGCTCCGTCCCCACTCCCCTTCTGGAAGCCGCGGCCACCCGCCTCGCCCCGCTCATGGCCTACGCTCCCGGTTGGGAGGCCCAGCGGGCGAAGGCCCACGCCTTCGGCACCGCGCTGACCCGGGATTACGACGCCACGGCGAAGTTCCGCGAGGCGGTGGCCGAGTGGCTGTGA
- the rpmF gene encoding 50S ribosomal protein L32 has product MPNPKRRHSKARRDRRRTHDALEVMSASTCPNCQTPKLPHRVCPSCGFYRGKLAVRVAETA; this is encoded by the coding sequence ATGCCGAATCCCAAGCGCCGCCATTCCAAGGCCCGCCGCGACCGCCGGCGCACCCATGACGCGCTGGAAGTCATGAGCGCCAGCACCTGCCCGAACTGCCAGACCCCCAAGCTGCCGCACCGCGTGTGCCCCAGCTGCGGCTTCTACCGCGGCAAGCTGGCTGTCCGCGTCGCAGAAACGGCTTAA
- a CDS encoding YceD family protein: MIDLYHLPPEGLRLNGTTAQLALEGDASLRDLSWAVFALASDGDVFLEVKGQALWQGTCSRCLAPLDRPLVVESQFLGSKDADLVGRGSHQLGSQDLDVVFLPEDNLDEAELVREQFELQAPMHPLCVEDCKGLCPSCGKNWNKGPCHCRPEADQAPSALNRALTKALAGIKLDPES; this comes from the coding sequence GTGATCGACCTCTACCACCTGCCCCCGGAAGGGCTGCGCCTGAACGGCACCACGGCCCAGCTGGCGCTGGAAGGGGATGCGTCCCTGCGCGACCTGTCCTGGGCGGTCTTCGCGCTGGCCTCCGATGGCGACGTCTTCCTCGAGGTGAAGGGCCAGGCCCTGTGGCAGGGCACCTGCAGCCGCTGCCTCGCGCCCCTGGACCGGCCCCTGGTGGTCGAGAGCCAGTTCCTGGGCAGTAAGGACGCGGATCTGGTGGGCCGCGGATCGCACCAGCTGGGCTCCCAGGATCTGGACGTGGTCTTCCTCCCCGAGGACAACCTCGACGAGGCGGAGCTGGTGCGCGAGCAGTTCGAGCTCCAGGCTCCCATGCACCCGCTCTGCGTCGAGGACTGCAAGGGCCTCTGCCCCAGCTGCGGCAAGAACTGGAACAAGGGCCCCTGCCACTGCCGGCCTGAAGCCGACCAGGCCCCATCTGCCCTCAACCGGGCCCTGACCAAGGCTCTGGCGGGAATCAAGCTGGACCCGGAATCCTGA
- a CDS encoding sigma-54-dependent transcriptional regulator: MSLASTQRILLVEDEPGLREVLTLALEGAGFKCEAAAGIEEGQRALRETTFDGVLSDLKLKDGSGIELLTWMKEQGLETPVVIMTAYATTETTVQALNQGAVDFITKPFKHEELIASLKGLLAAAEPQAAPPSDLGELVGVGPIMRKINALIGKVSRADTTVLLTGESGTGKEVVARLIHRYSDRAKGPFVAVNCGALPEALLESELFGFEKGAFTGAGAMKRGLFEEAGGGILFLDEIGEMPSSLQVKLLRVLQERRFRRLGATEERAVDVRVIAATNRDLRTRAETGAFREDLYYRLNILQIELPPLRERPEDLPVLAEHFIRRSCQKLGKAPMQLHPETMSQLLCHRFPGNVRELENLMERCVALNPGGPITKDLLPDGLGLAGPAQGLSRLAPLVIPPEGFDLEAWIQALKGHFLRRALDEVGGVKTKAGKRLGMSFRAYRYWLAELGGLEALPMEFPWPADFPAPVVDEGGGTEGPKEA, translated from the coding sequence ATGTCCCTAGCCTCGACCCAACGGATCCTGCTGGTGGAGGACGAACCCGGCCTCCGGGAGGTGCTGACCCTGGCGCTGGAGGGGGCCGGCTTCAAGTGCGAGGCCGCCGCTGGCATCGAGGAGGGGCAGCGGGCCCTCCGGGAGACCACCTTCGACGGCGTGCTCTCCGACCTGAAGCTCAAGGACGGGTCGGGCATCGAACTGCTGACCTGGATGAAGGAGCAGGGGCTGGAGACGCCGGTGGTCATCATGACCGCCTACGCCACCACCGAAACCACCGTGCAGGCCCTGAACCAGGGGGCCGTGGATTTCATCACGAAGCCCTTCAAGCACGAAGAGCTGATCGCCTCCCTCAAGGGCCTGCTCGCCGCCGCCGAGCCCCAGGCCGCCCCGCCCTCGGACCTGGGCGAGCTGGTGGGGGTGGGGCCCATCATGCGGAAGATCAACGCCCTCATCGGCAAGGTCTCCAGGGCCGACACCACGGTGCTCCTGACGGGCGAGAGCGGCACGGGCAAGGAGGTGGTGGCCCGGCTCATTCACCGGTACTCCGATCGCGCGAAGGGACCCTTCGTGGCCGTGAACTGCGGGGCCCTGCCCGAGGCGCTGCTGGAGAGCGAGCTGTTCGGCTTCGAGAAGGGCGCCTTCACCGGTGCCGGGGCCATGAAGCGGGGCCTCTTCGAGGAGGCGGGCGGCGGCATCCTCTTCCTCGACGAGATCGGGGAGATGCCCTCCTCCCTCCAGGTGAAGCTGCTGCGGGTGCTCCAGGAGCGCCGCTTCCGCCGGCTGGGGGCCACGGAAGAGCGGGCCGTGGACGTGCGGGTCATCGCCGCCACCAACCGGGACCTCAGGACGCGAGCCGAAACCGGCGCCTTCCGGGAGGACCTGTACTACCGCTTGAACATCCTCCAGATCGAGCTGCCCCCGCTGCGGGAGCGGCCCGAGGACCTGCCGGTGCTGGCGGAGCACTTCATCCGGCGCTCCTGCCAGAAGCTGGGCAAGGCGCCCATGCAGCTGCACCCGGAGACCATGTCGCAGCTCCTCTGCCACCGGTTCCCCGGCAATGTCCGCGAGCTCGAGAACCTCATGGAGCGCTGCGTGGCGCTCAACCCCGGCGGCCCCATCACCAAGGACCTGCTGCCGGACGGACTCGGCCTGGCCGGGCCCGCCCAGGGCCTGAGCCGCCTCGCGCCCCTGGTCATCCCCCCCGAGGGCTTCGACCTCGAAGCCTGGATCCAGGCCCTGAAGGGGCACTTCCTCCGGCGGGCCCTGGACGAGGTCGGGGGCGTGAAGACCAAGGCCGGCAAACGCCTCGGCATGAGCTTCCGGGCCTACCGGTACTGGCTGGCCGAACTTGGCGGCCTGGAGGCCCTTCCCATGGAATTCCCCTGGCCCGCCGACTTCCCCGCTCCGGTGGTGGACGAAGGGGGCGGAACCGAAGGCCCCAAGGAGGCATGA
- a CDS encoding type II secretion system protein yields the protein MTPHSNQATSQARRATRGFSLLELLVAMMIIAVLGTLGFSQYRKQGAQARYLKAQDELKIVAEGLDQYWLKHGTYPDFGSWDAMVDGNSVLVKESLIKMSMSSQDPFKQPYEGKSSRATYELKCLGDPDNQDDYGPITRTPGQGQVMGNGPSAGGAPKADLPAGDAGAKK from the coding sequence ATGACCCCCCATTCGAACCAGGCCACCTCCCAGGCACGCCGAGCGACCCGCGGGTTCTCCCTCCTGGAACTGCTGGTGGCGATGATGATCATCGCCGTGCTGGGCACCCTGGGATTCTCCCAGTACCGGAAGCAGGGGGCCCAGGCCCGCTACCTCAAGGCCCAGGACGAACTCAAGATCGTGGCCGAGGGCCTGGACCAGTACTGGCTCAAGCATGGGACCTACCCGGATTTCGGCAGCTGGGACGCCATGGTGGATGGCAATTCCGTCCTGGTGAAGGAAAGCCTCATCAAGATGAGCATGTCCTCCCAGGACCCCTTCAAGCAGCCCTACGAGGGCAAGTCCTCCCGCGCCACCTACGAGCTGAAGTGCCTTGGTGATCCCGACAACCAGGACGACTACGGCCCCATCACCCGGACGCCGGGACAGGGCCAGGTCATGGGCAACGGCCCCTCGGCCGGAGGCGCTCCCAAGGCGGACCTCCCCGCAGGTGATGCCGGAGCGAAGAAGTGA